The following DNA comes from Corynebacterium lizhenjunii.
TCCTTGTACGTCAATCATGCGCACTACCCTACCGGCAAATCTCGCGCAGCCGGGGCAGTGCTTGGGCAAAAGGCTCCAGCAGGTCCAGTCCGGTGGTTCCGGCCCACAGCTGGGTTAGCGGAACCCAGCGCAATTCTACGGACTCGGCGTTGGCTTGGGTTTCTAGCTGGCGCGGTGCGGTGGCTATCACGGTGGTGTATGTCCAGCCGCTGGGCCCGGGTCCGGCGGTGACTTCCTGCGCGACGACGGTGACCTCGCGGCTGTCAATGCCGCATTCTTCCACAGTTTCGCGCAGCGCCGCGGCCTGGGCGGATTCCCCGGCATCGCGCGCGCCACCGGGAATGCCCCAGGTCCCGCCCATGTTGGTCCAGGGTGCCCGGTGTTGTAGCAGCACCGCGCCGTCGGCGATAAGAAACAGCCCGGCCGCCCCAAAGCGCCCCCACACCGGCTGCCCGCTGGGCCCCTGTGCCCAGCCGTCGCCGCTGCCTTGCTTGCCGATGCCCTGCCTACCTGTAGCCATGCCTGCCATCCTAGCGGGGAGGGGGCATCGGCAGGCTAAGTGTGTATTCTGAAGCAATGACTAAGCCCGCACCGACTGATGGCGTGGTCACGGACCATTGGCTGGATGAGGTCACCTCGCCCTCGCAGCCGCTGTTTGACCGCGCGACGCACCGCGCTATGGCGTGGTTTGCGGGGCCGGCGCGTCTGGTGCGGCAGGCCTACGGGTTTGTGGCAACCACGCCGGGCAAGCTGACGGCGCTAACATTGGTGCTCACGGTGGCTATTGGGGCGGCGGGGCTGTCGATGGCGAATTTTTCTTCCGTACGCCACGAGCGCCTGGATGTGCTGCTCAATTCGACGGAGCCGATGAACTCCGCGGCGCACAAGCTCTACACCTCGTTGTCTTTGGCAGACACGGTAGCTACTACGGGGTTTGTGCAGGTGGGGTTGGAATCGGCGGACTCGCGGGCGCGCTACCATGCCGCGCTGGACCGCGCTACGGTGGCGGCGACGGAGTCGGTGCTGGGCACGGACTCGCAGGATAGGGAGATCCGCGAGCTGGTGGTCTATATTCAGCGCCAGTTGCCGGTGTATGCGGGGATGGTGGAAACGGCGCGCGCGAACCACCGGGAGGACAACGCGGTGGCCGTGAATTACATGTCCAATGCCTCTGCGCTGATGCGCGAGGAGATTCTTCCGGCGGCCGCCGAGCTGTTTCGCCTGACCGGCATCAAGGTCGAACAGCAGCAAAACGAGTTAACCTCACCGCAGTGGGTGCCCATTTCCGGGTTCTTGGCGGCATTGGCGTTGTTGTTGGCGGCGCAGTGGTGGCTGTGGCGGCTATCAAGACGGCGCTTTAACCGCGGCTTCCTAGCGGCCACGGCACTGCTGGTGATTGCGCTGGCCTGGGTAGTCACGGCTAATGTTTTGACGTGGACGGCCGGGTCGCAGCGCTTTGAGTCCACCGCCGCGCCGTGGGAGCAACTGACCAATGCGCAGATTGCCGCGCAGCAGGCGCGCACCACGGAGACGTTAATGTTGGTCTCCCGCCAGGCGTCCTTAGAGTCTACCGGTGGGGTGGGGTTTGAGCAGATGCTCAGCCAACTGCACCAGGCGTTAGATGCCTATGAGGACGCCGAGTACTTGGAGCGTTCGCAGCGCTTTGCGGTGTATACGGCGCGGGCAGCGGCCGATAATTGGTCTACCGCCCACCACGCGCTGGTGGCGGATTTGAGCGCCGGGCGCTACGACCGGGCCGTGGCGCATACCACCGGCATGTCGCAATCCGGCAAGCCGCTGGGAGCGGTGTCCGCCGCGGAGTCTTTTAATAAGGTAGACCATTCGCTAACGGAGTTGATTGCAGATACCCGCGATGTCATGCGCTCCTTCATCCAAGACGGCGTGCGGGCCAACCGCGCCCTGGGCGGCGGCGTGGGCGCACTAACGGTACTGGCTATCATTTGCGTGTGCTTGGGCATTCGCCCCCGGCTTCAGGAGTATCTGTGATGAGTATGTGGCACTGGTGGCGCGCCCAGGCGGCAGCGGGCGCGCTGTGCATCGCGGCTGTTTGCGCTGCTGGGTGCGCTTCTGCGCCCGAGCCTGCCGACGGCTTCATCTCCTCCAACGATGCCCCCGTGGGCCGGCCCCTGCCCGCCGGTTCCGAGCTCCTGCCCGCCGCGGAGTTCGCGGATAGTTGGTCCCCCACCGAGTACGCGGACTTGCGGGGTTCCCTGCGCCCAGATGACGCAGCGCCGCAGCAGCGCGTGGAGTCCATCCACCGGCGCGGGCGGATAATCGTGGGCGTAGACCAATCCAATAACCTTTTGTCCTACCGGGACACCCAATCTGGGCAATTGCAAGGCTTCGAGGTGGACCTGGCCCGCGAGATTGCCCGCGACATCTTCGATGACCCGGACAAGGTGGACTTCCGGTTTGTCACCTCCGCCGAGCGTGCCGATGCCCTCCAAAGCGGCCTCGTGGACGTCATCATCCGCTCCATGAGCATTACCCCGCAGCGCCAAGAAGAACTCGAGTTCTCCCTGCCCTACCTGGCCACCTCCACGCGGCTGCTGGTGCTGAAGAACTCCGGGATTACCGGCGTGGAAGACCTGGCTGAACGCACGGCGTGCGCGGCTGCGGGGTCGACGTCACTGGGCATCGTTGGGCAACGTGCCCCCGGCGCCACCGCCCTGGCCACCCGCAACTGGGGCGATTGCCTGATGGCCCTGCAGATGGGCCAGGTTGATGCCGTGGTTACCGACGACGCCCTCCTCTCCGGCATGGCCGCCCAAGACTCCTCCCTGGAACTCGTCGGCGTGCCCCTGTCCACCGAGTATTATGGCGTGGCCGTGCGCAAACCGGACCACCATTATGATTCGCGCGGGCTCATCCGCCAGGTCAATTCCACCCTCGAGCGCGTGCGCCGCGACGGCACCTGGCAGCGCAGCTTCACCACCTGGTTTGGCCCTTACCTGCAACCTACCCCGCTACCCGCGCCCAATTACCGCGAGGAGGATAACTAGCCATGAGCAACCCCCGCCCCAATCCGCGCACCCAGTCCGCCGATGCCCCCGCCGCGTCCACCTCACCCGCCGCTTCCGGTTCGCCCAGCACAGGCGGCGCGTCCAACGCAGGCGGCGCGACCAGCGCGGGCGGCGCAGGCGGCGCGACCAGCGCGTCCGAGCAGGAGGCCGCGACGGAAGCCGCCTTCTTCGACCCCTTCGCCGACGACCTCGACGACGACCTCGCCGACGGCGGGGCCGCGACCAGCGGGGTAGCCTTCGACCCCTTCGCGGACGACCTCGATACTGACGACCTCGATACCGACAACACGAGCACCAGTGCAGTCGCCTTCGATCCGTTTGCCGATGACCTCGACGCCGACACTGGCACCAGCGCTGTCACCTTCGACCCCTTCGCGGATGAGGACCCGGACGAGGACAACATCGCCGCGCTCATCGAGTCCCTGTCCAATTTGCGGGACAACAACCCCACGCAGTCTTCGCGTGAACAGGCACTGAACACCTTCCGCCAGCGCCGCTCCGCCGCGCGCACCGACCGCGAGGTTGCCGATGGCATGGTCTCCCTCCCCTTCGTGGTCCCCAATGATCCCCTCGACGCGCTCATTGACCCCGAAACACAAACCGGCAGCCGCGCAAACCCCGTGCCCGCACCTCAGCTCCAGCCCGGGGACATGGTGGCTAGCCAATACGAGATTCTAGGCGTCATCGCCCGAGGCGGCATGGGGTGGATCTACCTGGCCAAGGACCATGTGGTGTCAGGCCGCGTTGTGGTGCTCAAGGGCCTGCAATCCCACAAATCCGCCGAGGAAGCCGCCGCAGCCGCAGCAGAGCGGGAGTTTTTGGCAGACATTACCCACCCGGGCATCGTCAAGATCTTCAACTTTGTCGACGATGCCAGGGTGCCGGGCGGCTTCATCGTGATGGAGTACGTGGGCGGGCCCTCCCTGCGCGCGCGGCGCAACCTGCAGCCGGGGCACCTGCTGCCCATCGACATTGCCATTGCCTACCTGCTGGAGGTCCTGCCCGCGCTGGACTACCTGCACTCGCGCGGGGTGGTGTACAACGACTTGAAGCCGGACAACATTATTGTCACCGAAGACCAGGTCAAACTCATTGACCTGGGCGCCGTGTCCGGCATTGAAGCCTACGGCTATATCTACGGCACCAAGGGATTCCAAGCCCCGGAGGTCGCCACCCAGGGGCCGTCAATTGCCAGCGATATATATACCATCGGCCGCACGCTCGCGGCGCTGACGCTACAACTGCCACGCGACGAGGACAACATCTATCTGCCTGGTATTCCCTCGCCCACCGCCGAGCCCATGCTGCGCAAATACTTGTCCTTCTACCGCTTCCTGCTGCGCGCCACCCACCCCGACCCGGAGCAACGCTTTAGCACCGTCCAGGAAATGCGCATTCAGCTCTACGGGGTGTTGCGCGAGGTCATCGCCCTGCGTGATGAAATCCAGCACCCCGCCCAGCACTCCGCCTTCTCCCCACAGCGCACCACCTTTGGCACCAAGCACCTGGTGTTTCGCACGGACCAGCTCATCGACGGCATCGAACGCACGGTGCGCATCACCGCCCCCGAGGTGGCCGCGGCGCTGCCCTCACCGCTGCTGGACCGAAGCGACATCGGCGCGCCCCTGCTGCAAGGCTATTCCTACACCGAGCCCCAAGAGGCCCTGGAAACCCTGCGCCAAGCCATGCAAACCCCCGAGTACGCCCAATCCGTAGAAATCCCCTTCGGCGTGGTGCGCTCCATGATTGACCTGGGCTTTATCGGCCAGGCGCGTTCCTGGCTGGACTCCATCAAGGAGACCCAGGGCGATAATTGGCGCTACTATTGGTACTCCGGCCTGACCGAGCTGCTGCTGGACCGCTACATCCCCGCGCAGGAATACTTTGCGCAGGTGCTAACCATTTTGCCCGGTGAGGCCGCACCCAAGCTGGCGATTGCGGCTGTGAATGAACTCATCCTCCAGCAGCAAGGCTTTAACGATGCCTCCCTGCTCACCCCCGAAGTCTCCCGCGCCGTTTCCGGTATCAACACCTCCCTTGCAGAGCTTCCCGATACCGCCTTCGAAGACCAACCCGGCATCTGGGACCATGTGACCACTGATCCGGCCCTGCTGCGATTTAACTCCATGCGGCTCTACGCCGTAGTGTGGGCCACCAATCCCACCACGGTATCCTCCGCCTTCGGGCTGGCGCGCCAACTGCGCACCGAACACCAAATTGAGCTGGCCGTATCCACCTTGGACCGCGTGCCCAATGCTTCACGCCACCATCGTATGGCGCGGCTGACTACTATTGTGCAGCTAATCGCCCACGGGCTCTCAGAGTCCCGGGTGCGCCGAGCCGCCCGTCGGCTCGAGGAAATCCCCACCAACGAGCCACGCTTTTTGCAGATTAAGGTTGCCGTCATCTCTGCAGGACTAAACTTCCTGCGCAACTCCGACCTGGACCACGCGGCTTCTCCCAATGACCTATTTGAGTACCCATTCTCCCAGCGGGGCCTGCAGCGCGGCCTGGCCGAGACCCTGCGCGCCCTCGCCCGCCAGGCCCCTTTCAGCCGTCACCGCTACGCCCTAGTCGACCTGGCCAACCAAGTCCGCCCGGTTACCATGTTCTAGGCCGGTTACCATGTTCTAGGCCGGTTACCATGTTCTAGGCCGGTGACCATGTTCTAGCTGGCCTTTCGTGGTGCACTTGCCGAGGGTCTGGGGCTGCATGTTTGTCCCGGGTCTGGCCCCCAGTCCTAGCTGGCCTTTCGCGGGCCCGACAGTCAATCTGTCGTGTACCGGCGCGGTTGCCGCTGGTCGCTCGCACAACGGTCCGCGCAGCACCGCATCCACCGCCTGGCCACGCAGACTACGCTGACCACGCAGGCCATCCAACCCGCCCGGACAACACAGACCGCAACCCCATCCGTCACTTCAGCTACCTGGATACGAAACTAGCCCGCGACTTATACAAGTAGACAAATTCAAAATCCGCGACCTGGGAAAACCCTACTGTCCTTTCGCCACCTGGATACGAAACTTTCCCGCAACTTATACAAGTAGACACCACTGGAGCAAGACGCATTGCCAAGACCCTCGGGACTGAGCAATCGCCCACCACCCACAAAAGGCAATGAGTTACTGTCTTACATCCACCGCCGTACAGTCTGCACAAACTCCACTGGTCGTTGAAAAAGTTCCCCCGGAGAGAAGCGGAGCACGCGGTACCCTGCGTTTTGAAGACGGACTTCCCGCCGGCGTTCATCGCGTATCATTTCGTCAGCGCTGCGACCGTCCCAGCTGTTGCTGTATTTGACCTCGCCGTCGATTTCAACCACCACACTCTTTCCAACTAACAAGTCCACCCGTATTCCCTCCAACACATTGACTT
Coding sequences within:
- a CDS encoding NUDIX domain-containing protein: MATGRQGIGKQGSGDGWAQGPSGQPVWGRFGAAGLFLIADGAVLLQHRAPWTNMGGTWGIPGGARDAGESAQAAALRETVEECGIDSREVTVVAQEVTAGPGPSGWTYTTVIATAPRQLETQANAESVELRWVPLTQLWAGTTGLDLLEPFAQALPRLREICR
- a CDS encoding glutamate ABC transporter substrate-binding protein; the protein is MSMWHWWRAQAAAGALCIAAVCAAGCASAPEPADGFISSNDAPVGRPLPAGSELLPAAEFADSWSPTEYADLRGSLRPDDAAPQQRVESIHRRGRIIVGVDQSNNLLSYRDTQSGQLQGFEVDLAREIARDIFDDPDKVDFRFVTSAERADALQSGLVDVIIRSMSITPQRQEELEFSLPYLATSTRLLVLKNSGITGVEDLAERTACAAAGSTSLGIVGQRAPGATALATRNWGDCLMALQMGQVDAVVTDDALLSGMAAQDSSLELVGVPLSTEYYGVAVRKPDHHYDSRGLIRQVNSTLERVRRDGTWQRSFTTWFGPYLQPTPLPAPNYREEDN
- a CDS encoding serine/threonine protein kinase, with protein sequence MSNPRPNPRTQSADAPAASTSPAASGSPSTGGASNAGGATSAGGAGGATSASEQEAATEAAFFDPFADDLDDDLADGGAATSGVAFDPFADDLDTDDLDTDNTSTSAVAFDPFADDLDADTGTSAVTFDPFADEDPDEDNIAALIESLSNLRDNNPTQSSREQALNTFRQRRSAARTDREVADGMVSLPFVVPNDPLDALIDPETQTGSRANPVPAPQLQPGDMVASQYEILGVIARGGMGWIYLAKDHVVSGRVVVLKGLQSHKSAEEAAAAAAEREFLADITHPGIVKIFNFVDDARVPGGFIVMEYVGGPSLRARRNLQPGHLLPIDIAIAYLLEVLPALDYLHSRGVVYNDLKPDNIIVTEDQVKLIDLGAVSGIEAYGYIYGTKGFQAPEVATQGPSIASDIYTIGRTLAALTLQLPRDEDNIYLPGIPSPTAEPMLRKYLSFYRFLLRATHPDPEQRFSTVQEMRIQLYGVLREVIALRDEIQHPAQHSAFSPQRTTFGTKHLVFRTDQLIDGIERTVRITAPEVAAALPSPLLDRSDIGAPLLQGYSYTEPQEALETLRQAMQTPEYAQSVEIPFGVVRSMIDLGFIGQARSWLDSIKETQGDNWRYYWYSGLTELLLDRYIPAQEYFAQVLTILPGEAAPKLAIAAVNELILQQQGFNDASLLTPEVSRAVSGINTSLAELPDTAFEDQPGIWDHVTTDPALLRFNSMRLYAVVWATNPTTVSSAFGLARQLRTEHQIELAVSTLDRVPNASRHHRMARLTTIVQLIAHGLSESRVRRAARRLEEIPTNEPRFLQIKVAVISAGLNFLRNSDLDHAASPNDLFEYPFSQRGLQRGLAETLRALARQAPFSRHRYALVDLANQVRPVTMF
- a CDS encoding DUF559 domain-containing protein, with product MRNVKGRGEVRRVLKLATGLSESPYEALAYALLHYEGISARQQVNVLEGIRVDLLVGKSVVVEIDGEVKYSNSWDGRSADEMIRDERRREVRLQNAGYRVLRFSPGELFQRPVEFVQTVRRWM